In Eriocheir sinensis breed Jianghai 21 chromosome 8, ASM2467909v1, whole genome shotgun sequence, the following proteins share a genomic window:
- the LOC126995511 gene encoding GRB2-associated-binding protein 1-like — MVPGSMEIVHEGMLKKSPPPKRLWRAKWRTRWFVLRSGELPGQYVLEYYTDHTRRKLKGTIDLDQCDQVDAGITFPNRKLDYKYMFDIKTPKRVYYLCAETEQEMNRWVDCVCQVCGLKIYSQDDYPPVSLEHLSPTPPSATPPTPMHSLPHDHSALDSPSLSPSSPGSSISGPYIPISTCFTGKRTPNTNSSFPFGDDIPPLRALDNHRSSIPNEMAPPVPMICSDSQPPLMQAPQPPTINTGAIPREPYDNHRQLRPSGTTSEDTLSVKSPLGTDGSSVFSEDELPPNSYKVETKFFSEGNRAGSGIQNNRDHWEGHSNPSGVSLGTVGSVGALSGDVRGMSLSDEDHHLAAPPRPPKPAHLVEVSHQTYQNLETLSKTPLVRRNSSKETLKNGVGCPLTINDNIVAPGPEPSPVSVCSSLPPSSPREVSEEAYGVIIRSQQYSEAVSPQSADRIKQRHCYNNFVPTPKQNQVFSYDMRHHDKTGELEPLDPRISPIGTYSNISQTNKSPPAVNRGLKPRKNSEVSNLSSSDLSPPLSGGVVPEAVGAIGGSPVPPSSAPPVVDRNLKPLKNPPEPINKAFVLDPAPTRLMKHQHRPRAAPSPTPPSMHNGRGNADSREENELVSSPDSRRNSSNAEEQFSRSHPEVQYLLLDHETRSSPQPIKGVTSKNIIGPPVPSVVYQPIDFVKTDAFNKMRMNVEDTYRKNQ, encoded by the exons ATGGTTCCTGGCAGCATGGAGATAGTTCACGAGGGAATGCTGAAGAAGTCCCCGCCCCCGAAGCGGCTGTGGAGGGCG AAATGGAGGACGCGATGGTTTGTGTTACGGTCTGGGGAACTGCCAGGCCAATATGTTCTCGAATACTACACAGATCACACTCGACGCAAGCTGAAGGGCACGATAGACCTGGACCAATGTGATCAA GTTGATGCAGGAATAACGTTTCCCAATCGCAAGCTGGACTACAAATATATGTTTGACATCAAGACCCCCAAGCGAGTCTATTACCTGTGTGCTGAGACTGAGCAGGAGATGAATCGATGGGTGGATTGTGTGTGTCAAGTGTGTGGGCTCAAGATTTACTCCCAAGATGACTACCCTCCAGTGTCCCTTGAACACCTTTCTCCAACTCCGCCTTCAGCCACCCCGCCAACACCTATGCACTCACTTCCTCATGATCATTCAGCTTTAGACTCTCCTTCCTTATCACCCTCATCTCCTGGATCCTCCATTTCTGGGCCATATATTCCCATCAGCACCTGCTTCACTGGAAAGAGAACTCCTAATACCAATTCTAGTTTTCCCTTTGGTGATGATATACCACCATTGCGAGCTCTTGATAATCATCGGTCAAGCATACCCAATGAAATGGCACCTCCAGTACCTATGATTTGCTCTGATTCCCAGCCACCACTCATGCAAGCACCTCAACCTCCCACTATCAACACTGGAGCTATTCCAAGAGAGCCTTATGATAACCATAGACAATTGAGGCCATCAGGCACTACATCAGAGGATACTCTTAGTGTTAAGTCGCCTTTAGGAACAGATGGAAGTAGTGTTTTTAGTGAAGATGAATTGCCACCTAATTCTTACAAAGTGGAAACAAAGTTTTTCAGTGAAGGAAACAGAGCAGGTAGTGGTATTCAGAACAATAGAGACCACTGGGAAGGTCATAGTAACCCAAGTGGGGTGTCTTTAGGGACTGTAGGTAGTGTGGGAGCTCTGTCAGGTGACGTGCGTGGCATGAGTCTCTCTGATGAAGACCACCATCTGGCGGCTCCCCCAAGACCCCCTAAGCCAGCACATCTAGTAGAAGTTTCCCACCAGACATATCAAAACTTAGAGACATTGTCTAAGACTCCTTTAGTTAGGAGGAATAGTTCCAAAGAAACATTGAAAAATGGAGTTGGTTGCCCTCTTACAATTAATGATAATATTGTAGCACCTGGCCCAGAACCTTCACCTGTTTCAGTGTGCagctccttgcctccctcctctccccgagAAGTCAGTGAGGAGGCGTATGGAGTGATCATTAGATCACAACAGTACTCTGAAGCTGTAAGTCCACAGTCGGCTGATAGAATCAAACAGAGACACTGTTATAACAATTTTGTCCCAACACCCAAGCAGAATCAAGTGTTCTCATATGACATGCGACATCATGATAAAACTGGAGAGCTGGAGCCACTTGATCCAAGAATATCACCTATTGGAACATATTCCAATATCAGCCAAACTAATAAAAGCCCTCCTGCAGTCAATCGAGGCCTTAAACCTAGAAAGAATTCAGAGGTGAGCAACTTGAGTTCTTCAGATTTATCTCCACCTCTTTCTGGTGGTGTGGTACCAGAGGCAGTGGGGGCTATTGGAGGCTCCCCTGTACCTCCATCCTCGGCACCACCTGTAGTGGACAGGAATCTGAAACCACTTAAAAACCCTCCAGAACCCATAAACAAAGCATTTGTATTAGATCCAGCCCCAACAAGACTGATGAAACATCAACACAGACCTCGGGCAGCACCATCACCAACCCCCCCCAGCATGCACAATGGACGAGGGAATGCAGACAGCAGGGAAGAGAATGAGCTTGTGTCAAGTCCTGACAGTCGCCGTAATTCTTCAAATGCGGAAGAACAG TTTTCTCGGTCTCACCCGGAAGTGCAGTACCTTTTACTTGATCATGAGACCCGAAGCAGCCCTCAACCCATTAAAGGCGTAACAAGTAAGAATATTATTGGGCCCCCGGTCCCTTCTGTTGTTTATCAACCCATTGATTTTGTTAAGACTGATGCATTCAACAAAATGAGAATGAATGTTGAAGACACCTACCGCAAGAACCAGTGA